AGCCCGAGCTGCTCGGCGACCTGGGCGGACCGGTCCGGGGTGCGTCCGAGGACCCCGAGGACCTCGGCACCCGCGGCCGACGCCGCGCGGACGTGCACGCCCGCGATCATGCCCGTGCCGATCACCGCGACGCGGAGGCGCCGCCCGTCGTGCTCACTGCTCATGGTGCTCCCTCGCGCCGGACTGCCCCCACCGTAGCGGCGCGACCGGGCGCACGCCCGCCGGTGGTGTGCGCGGCGCGCAGCCCGACGGAGACGGGTCCGGACCCGGCCACCTGCAGGACTCGTGAGTACGTTCTGGGGCATGTCGAGCCTCCAGACCACCCTGCTCATCCTCGGTGCCAGCGGCGACCTCTCCAAGCGGCTGCTGCTCCCCGGTCTCGCCACCCTGTTGGAGGTGAAGGAGGACTGGGACGTGCAGCTCGTCGGAGCCGGTACGGAGGACCTGTCGGACGACGACTGGAAGCGTCTCGTGCACGATGCGTTCGAGAACGCACAGGCGTCGAAGAACGAGGAGGACGAGGGCGCGCACGACGGCTCCGAGCGACTGAGCGGCCGGCTCCGCGCCGTCGTCGAGGCGTCGAGCTACCGCAAGTCCGACGTCACCAGCGCGGACGACTTGAAGGCCCTCCTCGCGGACTGCCACCACGACCCGGCCGTCTACTTCGCCCTGCCCCCGGCCGTCACCGAGAAGAGCTGCGAGGTCCTCGCCGGGCTCGAGCTCCCGAAAGGCACCCGCTTCGCGCTCGAGAAGCCGTTCGGTACCGACGCCGCGAGCGCCGAGCACCTGAACGACGTGCTGCACGGGTTCCTGCCCGAGGAGCGCATCCACCGCGTCGACCACTTCCTCGGCCGCTCCACCGTGCTCAACCTGCTCGGCCTGCGCTTCGCCAACCGCATCGTCGAGCCGCTGCTGTCCTCCCAGCACGTCGAGCGCATCGACATCGTCTACGACGAGACGCTCGGACTCGAGGGACGTGCCCGCTACTACGACAAGGCCGGCGCCCTCGTCGACATGATCCAGAGCCACCTGCTCCAGGTGATGGCCGTCGTCGCGATGGAGGCACCCGCGTCGATCGACGCCGACGACCTCCGCACGCAGAAGGAACTCGTGCTGCGCGCCGTCCGACCCTGGGGTGGCGACGTCGTCGCGGCCGGCAAGCGAGCGCGCTACACGGCCGGCACGGTCGGCGACCGGAAGCTCCCGAGCTACGTCGACGAGGACGGTGTGGACCCCTCGCTCGGCACCGAGACGCTCGCGCAGCTCACCCTCGAGGTCGCGAACTGGCGCTGGGCCGGCGTCCCGATCACGCTCCGGTCGGGCAAGGCGCTCGGGCAGCAGCGTCGCGAGATCGTCATCACGTTCAAGGACTCGCCGCACGTGCCGAACGGGCTGACCGGTGCCGAGCGGCCCGACCGGCTCCGCATCTGGATCGCCCCGGACGAGATGCAGCTCGAACTCAACGTGAACGGCCCCGGCGACCCGTACACGATCGACCACACCGCGCTGTCGGTGACCTTCAACCCCGGCCGGCTGAGTGCCTACGGCGAGGTGCTCGCCGGGGTCCTCGAGGGCGACGCCACGCTCTCCGTCCGCGGGGACAGCGCCGTGCAGGGCTGGAAGGTCGTCGAGCCGTTCCTCCAGGCCTGGCGCGACGGGAAGACGCCGCTCGACGACTACGCCGCCGGGTCCGAGGGGCCGGACGGCTGGGACAACATCGACGCCTGAGCGGCCGACCACCGGACGGGAGGCACGTGGCGGGGCCGCCACGTGCCTCCCGTCCGTCGTCCGGTCACCACGCACACGGGCGGGGCGGCCGCCCGGTCAGCGGGCGTAGCGTCGGCTCGTGACCACCATCGACGACATCCTGCAGACCGTCCCCGACCCCGCCGGCGCCGACGTGCGCGTCGAGACCGTGCGCTACGACCACGAGGGCACCGTCCTCGAGGGCGTGCTCGCGAAGGACCACGCCATCGCGGGCCCGCGTCCCGCCGTGCTCGTCGTGCACGACTGGCACGGCGTCAACGAGCACGTGCACGCCCGGGTGACGATGCTCGCGCGCCTCGGGTACGTCGCGTTCGGCGCCGACATCTACGGCGCCGACGTCCGACCCGGCGACGACACGGCCGGCCAGGTCGCCGGCTCGTACTACCAGGACCTCCCGCTGCTCCGGGCCCGTGCACTCGCCGGGTTCGAGCAGCTCCGCCGCGACCCCGACGTCGACCACACCCGCATCGCCGTCATGGGCTACTGCTTCGGCGGGTCGACGGCCCTCGAGCTCGCCCGCACCGGAGCGGACCTCGTCGGCGCGGTGTCGTTCCACGGCGGTCTGATCGCCCACGAGCCGTCCGACGCGCACCAGATCCGGGCGAAGCTCCTGGTGCTCACCGGTGGTTCCGACCCGGTCGTCCCCGACGAGAAGGTGCACGAGTGGCAGGACGAGATGCGTGCGGCGCCCGAGGTCGACTGGCAGGTCGTCACCTACTCGGGCGCGATGCACGCGTTCGCCGTCCCGGGCACGGACGCTCCCGACCACGGCGCGCAGTACCAGGCGACGGCGGACCGGCGGTCGTGGCAGGCGTTGCAGACGTTCCTCGGCGAGGTGTTCGACGAGGAGGCCTAGGCCGTCGGCGATGGCGCGACACGCCGAGCGGCCGGTCCGGAGGGCCTCGATTGGCGCGTGGCCCGCACCTGTTGTAGAGTCTTCCACGGCCGCAAACGCCACGCGCTCGTAGCTCAATGGATAGAGCATCTGACTACGGATCAGAAGGTTGGGGGTTCGAGTCCCTTCGAGCGCACACTGTTTGAGACAGCAGGGAAGACGCCCCCGGTTCCATCGGAACCGGGGGCGTCTTCTGTTCCCGCGTCTTCTGCTCCCGGGGTGGGGTGGCTCTCGCCGCCACGGCTGCCGTCCGTCGTCGTTGGGTCGACCGCTGTCGAACGACTCCGTCGCTGTCGTACGACGACCACGACGTCGCTCGTCTCGCGGTCGCCCTGGCCGCGCGTGCGGGCAACGACGCCGCTGTCGCACGACAGCGGCGGCGTCGTTCCGCGACGGCGCGCAGTGAATGCACCCCCGAGGCGGACGGGAGGCGCGGTGCCAGCCGGCACCGCGCCTCCCGTCCGTCAGTCGCTCACGTCGACTACGCGACCTGCACGCGCGACTCGGCGAGCGTCGGGTAGTCGGTGTAGCCCTCGGCCGTGGCGCCGTAGAACAGCTCCGGACGCGGCTCGTTGAGCTCCTCGTCCTGCTCCCAGCGGAGCGCGAGGTCCGGGTTCGCGATCGCCGGACGACCGACCGCCACGGCGTCGACGTGCTCGGAGTCGAGCAGCGCGATCGCCTCGTCACGGGTGGTCACCGACGAGAAGCCCGAGTTCGCGATGAACGGCGCTCCGGCGGTGCGGCGGATCGTCTGCACGAGGTCCGACGCGATCTCCGCCTGGAGGACGTCGATGAACGCGAGACCGAGCGGCGCGAGGCCCTCCGCCACCGCGGTGTAGGTGGCGAGGACGTCGGCGTCGTCCTCCTCCAGCACGCCCTGGATGTTGTGCTGCGGCGAGAGGCGGATGCCGACGCGATCGGCGCCGATGGCCTCCGCGACGGCGGTGGTGACCTCGATCGCGAAGCGCGCGCGGTTCTCGGGGGAGCCGCCGTACTCGTCGGTGCGGGTGTTCGACACGGGGGACAGGAACTCGTGCACGAGGTAGCCGTTGGCGCCGTGGACCTCGACGCCGTCGAGCCCGGCCGCGATCGCGTTGCGTGCGGCCTGCGCGAAGCCCTGGACCGCCTCGCGGACCTCGGCGGTGGTCAGCTCGTGCGGGACGGGCATGTCGGCCTTGCTGCCGTCGGCGAGGTGCGTCTGCCCGGGGGCGGCGATCGCGCTCGGACCGACGATGCGCGGCGTCTCGGAGATCGACGTGTGGGAGACCCGGCCGCCGTGCATGAGCTGCATGACGATGGTGCCGCCCTCGGCGTGCACGGCGTCCGTCACGCGGCGCCACCCGGCGATCTGCTCGTCGGTCTCGATGCCGGGCTGGCCGGGGTAGGAGCGGCCCTCCTGGACGGGCCAGGTCCCCTCGGTGATGATCATCCCCATGCCCGCCCGCTGGCGGTAGTGCTCGACGAGCAGGTCGTTCGGGATGCCCTGGGCGCCGGCGCGGGTGCGCGTGAGCGGTGCCATGACGATCCGGTTGCGGAGGTGCAGTGCGCCGAAGTCGGCGGGTTCGAAGAGCTTCACGTGTCCGTTGAACCACGTGTTGCCGGGTGCAATTCCCCTTCGGGGCGGATCGTCAGCGACCGGGGCACACCAGCGTCGACGAGCGCACCTGACCCTCGGGTCGGATCACCTGGTGCAGCGACAGGGGCTGCCCGCAGATGGGGCAGGGGCGGTCGACCGTCCGGTCGTCGACGCCCTCGGGGTGGCCGGCGCCGATCTGCGACGGGCCCATCTTCTCGATGAGCGTGGTGTTCCACTTCTCGTACCAGCGGCCGAAGCGACCCATCGCCCTTCCTTTCGTTCGTGCACGAATGATTCTGCCACGAAGCGTTGCGGCGCGCCAGGGTCAGATGTCGTCGACCCGTTCCAGCAGTTCGGTCAGGTCGTCCTTGAGGGCCTCGAGCCGGGCGGGCGGCCATCCCAGTCGGTCGGCCACGGCGAGCGGCACCGCCTCGGCACGGTCGCGGAGCGCTCGGCCTGCCGTCGTCAGGGAGACCTCGAGCTGGCGTTCGTCGGCGGTGCTGCGAGCACGCTTGAGGTACCCGGAGGCTTCCAGTCGCTTGAGCAGCGGGCTGAGTGTCGCGGAGTCGAGGCGGAGTTCGCGGGCGATCTCCCGCACGGACCGCGGATCGCGCTCCCACAGCGCGAGCATCACGAGGTACTGCGGGTGGGTGAGCCCCATCGGCTCGAGGAGATCGCGGTACAGACCGATGACGCTCCGACTCGTCGCGGCGAGGGCGAAGCAGAGCTGCCGGTCGAGGGCGAGCGGGTCCACGTCGGTCTCGGTCATGCCCCCACCCTACGCTTCGTGCACGAACGACCGGGTTCGCGGACGCTACGCGACGGGCGACGCACTGGAGGCGCGGTGCCGGTCTCGGGGACCGGCACCGCGCCTCCAGGCGGTTGCGTCAGCGCGGAGCGCTACGCGCGGTGCGTCGGAGTGTGGCCCTCGTGCGGGTTCGCGTCCGGCTCGGCCGCCGCGGCGTGCGCGCCGTGGTGCTCGGCGTCGCCGCCTCGCTGGGCGAGCTCGCCGTGCCCGCCGCTCGGGTGGGCGCGTTCGAGCTTGGCGCCCTCGACGTCCACGTCCGGCAGGATGCGGTCGAGCCACTTCGGGATCCACCAGGCGCTGCGTCCGAGCAGGTGCATGACCGCGGGGATGAGCAGCATCCGCACCACGAACGCGTCGAGCAGCACACCGAAGGCGAGCCCGAAGCCGATCGGCTTGATCGTCGACGAGTCGGAGAAGATGAAGCCCGCGAAGACGGAGATCATGATGATCGCCGCCGCCGTGACCACGGCCCGTCCGGCGTGCAGGCCCCGCTGGACCGCGACCTTCGCCGATGCGCCGTGGGCGTACGCCTCGCGCATGCCCGACACGAGGAACAGCTGGTAGTCCATCGCGAGCCCGAACAGGATCCCGATCTCGATGATCGGCAGGAAGCTCAGGATCGGCGCCGGGTCGTGCACGCCGAACACGGAGCCGAGCCAGCCGAACTGGTAGATCGCGGTCAGGCCACCGAACGACGCGAGCACGGACAGGATGAACCCGGCCGTCGCGGTGATCGGCACGAGGAACGACCGGAACACGATGATCAGGATGATGAGCGACAGCCCGACGACGACCGCGAGGTAGAGCGGCAGCACGTTCGAGAGCTTCTCGGACACGTCGATGTTCGCGGAGGCGTTGCCCGCGACGCCGAGCGTGGCCTTCCCGTCGTCGACGCTCACCTGCTGCTCGCGCAGGTCCTTCACGAGCGTCTCGGTCGAGACACTGTCCGGGCCGCCGGCGGGCTTCACCTGGAACGCGATGATGTCGCGGTCCTCCGACGCACCGATCGGGAGCACGGCCTCGACGTCGTCGTTCTTCGCCAGGGCCTGGCCGATGGTGACCTCGGTCGCGGTGACGTCGTCCTTGCTGACCGCCTTCGGCAGGTTCGCCACGACGAGCAGTGGACCGTTCTGACCGGCGCCGAACTCGTCCGACAGGGTCTTGTAGGCCTGGTACTGCGACGACTCGACGTCCTCGGACGCACCCGTGGGCAGGCCGAGTCGCATCTGCGTCGCGGGCAGGGCGATGGTGCCGAGCACGGCGACGCCGGCGACGAGCGTGATGACGGCGCGCCAGGTCGACATCGGCTTGTTCGGCACCCGGATCGAGTCCGTGTTGCCGACCCGCTCGCGCTCCTTGCGGCGCAGGATGCGCATGCCGAGCAGCGAGAGCAGCGCCGGGGTGAACGACGTCGCGATGAGGATCGCGAACAGCACCGCGACGGCGCCGACCGTGCCCATCAGCCCGAGGAACGGGATGCCCGTGATGTTCAGCGCGAGCAGGGCCACGATGACCGTCGTGCCGGCGAAGACGACCGCGTTGCCGGAGGTCCCGTTCGCGAGGCCGATCGACTCGTGCACGCCCATGCCGGCCTTCAACTGCGTGCGGTGTCGGTTGAGGATGAAGAGCGAGTAGTCGATGCCGACCGCCAGGCCCAGCATCACCCCCAGGACCGGCGTGACCGAGATGAACTCGACGAGGCTCGAGAACGACAGCGCCGCGAGGGACGCGACGCCGACGCCGAGCACCGCGGAGACGAGCGGGATCGCGGCGCCGATCACCGTGCGGAGCATGAGGAACAGCACGAGTGCGGCGATGATCACGCCGATGATCTCGCCCGGACCGAGGATCGACGGCACGCCCTGCGCGATGTCGTTCGACACGTACACGTCGACGCCGCTGATCTTCGCCGCCTCGGCCTTGTCCGAGATGGCCTGCTTCGTGCTCTGCGGCACCTCGTAGGTCGACTTCGTGAACTGCACGGTGCCGATCGCGGCGGAGTCGTTCGAGGACACGAACCGGATGTCCTTCGACAGGTCGAGGAGCTTCGACCCCTGCTCGAGCTCCTGCTCGCTGTCGTCCAGCTTCTGCTCGTTCTCGTCGAGCTTCTTCGTGTTCTCGTCGATCTGCTGCTGGGCTGCCGTGATCTGCTGCTGACCCGCGGTGATCTGCTGCTGCTGCGCGTCGATCTGCGCCTGGGCCTGCTGCAGCTGTGCCTGCGCGGCTGCGGAGGCGGCGGCACCGGCGGCCTCGGCCTGGGCCTTCTGCGCGTCGAGCTGCTGCTGCGCCTGCTCGATCTTCGTCTTGCCCGACTCGAGCTGCGACTTCTGCGCGTCGAGCTGGTCCTGGCCGTCCTCGATCTGCTTCCGGCCGTCGGAGATCTGCTTCCGGCCGTCGCTGATCTGCTCGCGGCCGTCGACGATCTTCTGCCGCTGGTCGTCGAGCTGCTGCTGCGTCGTGAAGCCGTCGGTGACGTCCTTGACGCCGTCCTCGCTCTTCAGCCCGTCGAGGAAGTCCTTGACCTCGGTCTTCTGGTCGTCCGTGAACGCCTTGCCGTTCGTGGTCGTGAAGACGAGCGTGCCGGTGCCGCCGTTCGCGGACGGGAACTTGTCCGCGAGCTCGTCCTGCACCTGGCTGGTCTTGGTGTTCGGGATCGAGATCGAGGACGAGATCGAGCCGGCGAACAGGCTGTAGGTGAGCCCGGCGATGCCCATGATCACGATCCACGCGATGATCACGAGCCAGTGCCTGCGGGCGGAGAAGCGCCCGAGTCGGTAGAGGAGACCGGCCATGCGGAGAGCCCCGTTCCTTTCGTTGTGCGTGCTGAGTGGTGACGGGGTGCGCCGGTGGACCCCTGGGGGTGACGATCAGTCGGTGGGCATGTAGCCGCTGCGGACGCTGTGGACGAGTCTGCTCAGCAACGCGTCCCACGCGTCCAGGGATGCGCGGTCGAGCGAGGGGCCCGTGTGCGTGAGCCAGTGGTCCGCGATCACGACGATGCCGCTCATGAGTGACTCCACGAGCAGCGCGGCGTCGAGCTCGTCCGCGGCC
This is a stretch of genomic DNA from Curtobacterium sp. 458. It encodes these proteins:
- a CDS encoding alkene reductase; this encodes MKLFEPADFGALHLRNRIVMAPLTRTRAGAQGIPNDLLVEHYRQRAGMGMIITEGTWPVQEGRSYPGQPGIETDEQIAGWRRVTDAVHAEGGTIVMQLMHGGRVSHTSISETPRIVGPSAIAAPGQTHLADGSKADMPVPHELTTAEVREAVQGFAQAARNAIAAGLDGVEVHGANGYLVHEFLSPVSNTRTDEYGGSPENRARFAIEVTTAVAEAIGADRVGIRLSPQHNIQGVLEEDDADVLATYTAVAEGLAPLGLAFIDVLQAEIASDLVQTIRRTAGAPFIANSGFSSVTTRDEAIALLDSEHVDAVAVGRPAIANPDLALRWEQDEELNEPRPELFYGATAEGYTDYPTLAESRVQVA
- a CDS encoding MMPL family transporter codes for the protein MAGLLYRLGRFSARRHWLVIIAWIVIMGIAGLTYSLFAGSISSSISIPNTKTSQVQDELADKFPSANGGTGTLVFTTTNGKAFTDDQKTEVKDFLDGLKSEDGVKDVTDGFTTQQQLDDQRQKIVDGREQISDGRKQISDGRKQIEDGQDQLDAQKSQLESGKTKIEQAQQQLDAQKAQAEAAGAAASAAAQAQLQQAQAQIDAQQQQITAGQQQITAAQQQIDENTKKLDENEQKLDDSEQELEQGSKLLDLSKDIRFVSSNDSAAIGTVQFTKSTYEVPQSTKQAISDKAEAAKISGVDVYVSNDIAQGVPSILGPGEIIGVIIAALVLFLMLRTVIGAAIPLVSAVLGVGVASLAALSFSSLVEFISVTPVLGVMLGLAVGIDYSLFILNRHRTQLKAGMGVHESIGLANGTSGNAVVFAGTTVIVALLALNITGIPFLGLMGTVGAVAVLFAILIATSFTPALLSLLGMRILRRKERERVGNTDSIRVPNKPMSTWRAVITLVAGVAVLGTIALPATQMRLGLPTGASEDVESSQYQAYKTLSDEFGAGQNGPLLVVANLPKAVSKDDVTATEVTIGQALAKNDDVEAVLPIGASEDRDIIAFQVKPAGGPDSVSTETLVKDLREQQVSVDDGKATLGVAGNASANIDVSEKLSNVLPLYLAVVVGLSLIILIIVFRSFLVPITATAGFILSVLASFGGLTAIYQFGWLGSVFGVHDPAPILSFLPIIEIGILFGLAMDYQLFLVSGMREAYAHGASAKVAVQRGLHAGRAVVTAAAIIMISVFAGFIFSDSSTIKPIGFGLAFGVLLDAFVVRMLLIPAVMHLLGRSAWWIPKWLDRILPDVDVEGAKLERAHPSGGHGELAQRGGDAEHHGAHAAAAEPDANPHEGHTPTHRA
- a CDS encoding MarR family transcriptional regulator; amino-acid sequence: MTETDVDPLALDRQLCFALAATSRSVIGLYRDLLEPMGLTHPQYLVMLALWERDPRSVREIARELRLDSATLSPLLKRLEASGYLKRARSTADERQLEVSLTTAGRALRDRAEAVPLAVADRLGWPPARLEALKDDLTELLERVDDI
- a CDS encoding glucose-6-phosphate dehydrogenase; this encodes MSSLQTTLLILGASGDLSKRLLLPGLATLLEVKEDWDVQLVGAGTEDLSDDDWKRLVHDAFENAQASKNEEDEGAHDGSERLSGRLRAVVEASSYRKSDVTSADDLKALLADCHHDPAVYFALPPAVTEKSCEVLAGLELPKGTRFALEKPFGTDAASAEHLNDVLHGFLPEERIHRVDHFLGRSTVLNLLGLRFANRIVEPLLSSQHVERIDIVYDETLGLEGRARYYDKAGALVDMIQSHLLQVMAVVAMEAPASIDADDLRTQKELVLRAVRPWGGDVVAAGKRARYTAGTVGDRKLPSYVDEDGVDPSLGTETLAQLTLEVANWRWAGVPITLRSGKALGQQRREIVITFKDSPHVPNGLTGAERPDRLRIWIAPDEMQLELNVNGPGDPYTIDHTALSVTFNPGRLSAYGEVLAGVLEGDATLSVRGDSAVQGWKVVEPFLQAWRDGKTPLDDYAAGSEGPDGWDNIDA
- a CDS encoding dienelactone hydrolase family protein, translating into MTTIDDILQTVPDPAGADVRVETVRYDHEGTVLEGVLAKDHAIAGPRPAVLVVHDWHGVNEHVHARVTMLARLGYVAFGADIYGADVRPGDDTAGQVAGSYYQDLPLLRARALAGFEQLRRDPDVDHTRIAVMGYCFGGSTALELARTGADLVGAVSFHGGLIAHEPSDAHQIRAKLLVLTGGSDPVVPDEKVHEWQDEMRAAPEVDWQVVTYSGAMHAFAVPGTDAPDHGAQYQATADRRSWQALQTFLGEVFDEEA